DNA sequence from the Pseudomonas fluorescens Q2-87 genome:
GGGACATGGCCACGCCTGGTACAGCCGTGAAGTGCTGGGGCTGTTGATTGGCGCGATAGCGGTGCTGGGGCTGTTCGCCTGGCATGAGCGCAGGGCCCGGGAACCGCTGTTGCCGATGCACCTGTTCGTCAATCGCAGCGCGGTGTTGTGCTGGTGCACGGTATTTTTCACCAGCTTCCAGGCGATTTCCCTGACAGTGCTGGTGCCGCTGCGCTTTCAGAGCGTAACCGGCGCCGGTGCGGACAGCGCCGCGTTGCATTTGCTGCCCCTGGCCATGGGGCTGCCCATCGGCGCGTACTTCGCCGGGCGCCGTACGTCGATCACGGGCCGCTACAAACCGATGATCCTGGGCGGCGCCGTGCTCCTGCCGCTGTCCATCCTTGGCATGGCCCTCACCCCACCCGCTGCGTTCTGGCTCAGCAGCGTATTCATGCTGCTCAGCGGCATTGCCTCGGGCATGCAATTTCCGACCTCCTTGGTGGGCTCGCAGAATTCTGTGCAACAAGCGGACATCGGCGTTGCCACCAGCACCACCAACCTGTTCCGCTCCCTGGGCGGCGCGGTGGGCGTGGCCTTAATGTCGGCGTTGTTGCTGGCCTTGCTGCAGGATTCGAACTTCGCCCGGCTTGCCGGCTCGTCGTTGATTGGCGAAGGGCATTCGGGGAATGTCTTGCTGGACAGCCTGAACGCTGCGCCGGGCGCGGCGCAGGATGCCTTGCGCGGGGAATTGCTTGGGACGTTTCGGCATTTGCTGTTGATCAGTGCGGCAGTGTCGTTGTTGGGGTTGATGGCGGCTGTTGTGATGCCTGATCGGGTGTTGCGGGGGCGGGAGGAGAAGGGTCAGTAGGTCCGTGTGGATACACACCACCCAAAAAGCCCGACCACGGCCCCATTCCGACTTTAGCCACATTGACCGCAAGATGCTAAGCTGCCGCCCGGCTGGCTTGGCTTGCGAGAGGTACGTTATGGAATTGGTGGTTCATAGCTATTGCCTGAAAGGCGCACGCCAGGAGCCTTTGCTTCCCCCCGTCACCCTGACACCGATCTCGTCGATCCTGACGGTCGCCGAGCTCATTCGCCTCACCGTTGCCGAACAGATCGCCGCGCTGTCGGTCCAGCACTGGCTGGAACAGGCGGCCATGCGCGAGGTGCTCGATCGCCAGTACCTGAGCGAGCGGGACATCCTTCAGCAAGCCGGTGAAGGCGCAGTCGTCATGCCGCAAGCCAAGGCATCCCCCAAACTGGATCTCGACGTCGAAATCGAGCGAGCCTTGAAGGGCTTTGAAACCCGCGCATTCCGCGTTCTGCACAACGGCGTCATACTACAGAACCTCAATGACCTCGTTGATGTAAGCCCCCCTTCCACGCTTGCGTTTATCCGTCTGATGCCGCTGCTTGGCGGTTGATTCCTGTTGCTCTCTTCTTCGGAGCCCCTCATGCAATCACGTCGTCCAATGCCGGACCAATCCACACGCCTCGCTGCGCTGGGAGCCTTCTGTGACAGCGCGTTGGATACCTATCCCGAGCTCAGACGATATGACGAATTCGAAATCGATATCTGGGATGGCATCGACTTCCTGGGCATTGCCAACGACTGGGTCAGGCAGCAGCCACAGGAAGGCGCCAGGGCACTGGCGGACGGTTTTGTGTTCCCGATCGTCTGGGACGACTTGAAAGACCGCCGCGACCAACAGCGCTACGGCCTGCAATATCGCATTTGCGATGCGTGGGTGACTGCCCACCCCGATGCCTATGCGCTGGAGCAGATCTGTGCGCGACTGCAGCACATGCTGCAATTTGCTTTCGAGGACAGCGACTATCCACTGCCCACTGATGACGACGATCCAGCCTATTACCGCAGACGTCCGGAACACGCCTGGGCCTTTCCCGATGTGTCGGATTGCATCAACCGCCTGAGCGATTACCCGTCCACCCCGGCCTGGCAAACGTTCGCCGAATGGTTGCTGGACGGCAGTTGGAACCGTGTGCAGCCACCGTCCTCGCCTGATGAAGAGCAAAGGCGACTCGCCGACGCGTACATCTACGTGCACAACGAGATCCGGCGCATTGCTCTGGGCCTGATGGAAGCAGGCCGGCTCGATTACCCTCGCTTCGCCCGGGCGGCCAACACCTGGGGTCGCGCCATGATGTTCTATACAGACGCCGCCGGGCTCGGCAGTGATGACGTGGACTCGAATCGGTACGCCGGTGAAGCGTTAGACGAGGACGCCCCAGATGACGAAGCCCCTGACGACGAAGCGTGCGAGACGGAGCAACCTCAGCGCGAAGATTCACTGATCGAGGAGCCGGCCGACGTGCCACCTGAACTGGCGAACTTTACCGTTCGTTATGTCGAGGACGCCCTGGCCGGATTACCCGATAATGCCGAGAAGCTGGCGGACACCTTCCGTTCGGTGCAGGCCTATCAGACCCGCTGGCTGCTGTTGGCCCTGGCGGCCATCGAACGTCTGGGTATGACACCCGACACCTTTCACGACAGCTTCGGCAGTACGGCCGCGGTGCTCGAACGTTTCCTGTCGCTCCAGCAATTGCCCAAGGAGCAATCGGCGGAGCTGCTCGCGCCACTGACCCGTTTTTCAAGAGATACCCTGCTGACCGCCCTGCCCTA
Encoded proteins:
- a CDS encoding MDR family MFS transporter; this encodes MTQLNIPQAPKPAIRSVLAALMLAIFLGALDQTIVAVSMPAISSQFKDVGLLAWVISGYMVAMTVAVPIYGKLGDLYGRRPLMLFGMGLFTLASLLCGLAQDMEQLVLARILQGIGAGGMISVSQAIIGDIVPPRERGRYQGYFSSMYAVASVAGPVLGGYMTQYLSWRWVFWINLPLGMAAWWVARRTLVGLPVPQRTPIIDYLGTMLLIIGLTALLLGITQVGHGHAWYSREVLGLLIGAIAVLGLFAWHERRAREPLLPMHLFVNRSAVLCWCTVFFTSFQAISLTVLVPLRFQSVTGAGADSAALHLLPLAMGLPIGAYFAGRRTSITGRYKPMILGGAVLLPLSILGMALTPPAAFWLSSVFMLLSGIASGMQFPTSLVGSQNSVQQADIGVATSTTNLFRSLGGAVGVALMSALLLALLQDSNFARLAGSSLIGEGHSGNVLLDSLNAAPGAAQDALRGELLGTFRHLLLISAAVSLLGLMAAVVMPDRVLRGREEKGQ